From Gracilimonas sp.:
GTAGCGATGGAAGAAGGGCTGCGGTTTGCGATTCGCGAAGGCGGACGTACCGTGGGCGCCGGAGTTGTAACTAAAATATTGGATTAAGGCAGTCCCTTAAATAAGGCCAGTGCATAGAGCAGTCGGTTTGCCGCCTGCTCTTGTGCGCTTTATACGGGTGTAGCTCAGTTGGCAGAGCACTGGTCTCCAAAACCAGGTGTCGGGAGTTCGAGTCTCTCCACCCGTGCAGACAAAATAAATGATATGAGCAAGATTAATGATTTTTTTGACGGTGTTGTAAAGGAATTCAAGAAGGTTTCCTGGCCAACCCAGAAAGAGCTAATCGATAATACCATTATCGTGGTGGTTTTTTCAATCATAATATCGGTATTCATCTTTGGTGTTGACCAAATGTACAGCACCATATTAGAAGCTATTTATAATCAATAATGAGTAAAGAATTAACGCATGATTGGTACGTAGTTCGCTGCTTTTCCAGTCATGAAAAAAAGGTTAAAGAGTTTCTCGAGCGCGAAATTGAAGATCAGGGTTTAGAGGATAAAATCAAGGAGATCTTGATTCCCACTGAAACGGTTGTCGAGATTCGTTCCGGAAAGAAGCGTACCCGCGAGAAAAACTTTTTCCCCGGATATATTCTTTTGAATACTCATTATGATGAAGAAGTAAACAATTTGATACAAAGTGCACCCTCCTGCCTTGGTTTTTTGAAGGTAGGTAAAAATGAGACGGTGCCAACTCCACTGAAAGATCACGAAGTCAAACGCATCATTGGACGAGTGAAAGACGGTGGCGACGAACCGCGGAATATTGAAATTCCGTACAGCGAGGGAGACCTGGTTAAAGTGATATCCGGTCCGTTTAAAGATTTTGACGGAACCGTTCAGGAAGTGAATCCTGAAAAACTGAAGCTGCGAGTTATGGTTAGTATTTTTGGCCGTAAAACTCCTGTTGAAGTGGATGTCAGCCAAGTTGAATCCGCTACATAAAGAACCTAGTTGATGCACACTAGCTATTACGCAAATTAAACTGAAGTTATTAATTATAGGATCCTGAGAATCCATGGCTAAAAAAGTTGAGAAAATCCTGAAGCTCCAGATTGTTGGGGGGCAGGCAAACCCTGCGCCACCTGTTGGACCGGCACTCGGTCAGGCGGGAATCAATATAATGGAGTTTTGTAAAGCCTTTAACGCTAAGACTCAGGACAAGGCCGGAACTGTTGTTCCTGTTGAGATTACAGTTTATGCTGATAAGTCTTTTACATTCAAAACAAAGACTCCACCAGCACCTGTACTTCTTAAGAAAGCAGCGAAAATCAAGTCCGGATCAGGTGAACCTAACCGAAATAAAGTAGGTACAGTAACCTGGAGCCAATGCAAAGAAATCGCAGAAGAAAAGATGGAAGACTTAAATGCGTTTGACATCGAAGCTGGCGCGGAAATGGTTGCAGGAACGGCTCGCAGTATGGGTCTTAGAGTAAATCGCGAAAAGTAAGGAAATTGTGATCATGGCAAAAAGAGGAAAGAAATATCAACAGGCCGTGGCACTCGTGAACCCCGAGGTAGAGTATACTTTGGAAGAAGCGTGCGATCTGGTTAAAAAAACATCTACCGCTAACTTTGATGCATCCGTTGACGTTGACGTTCGGTTGGGAGTTGATCCCCGCCACGCCGACCAAATGGTGCGTGGTACAGTGAGCTTGCCTCATGGTACCGGTAAAGAAGTTAAGGTTTTGGCTCTCGTTAACGAGGCCAAGCAAGATGAAGCCAGAGAAGCTGGTGCCGACCATGTTGGTCTTGATGATTACATCACGAAAATAGAAGAGGGGTGGGCTGATATTGACGTTATTATCGCTACACCCGACGTAATGGGTAAACTCGGTAAGCTTGGGCGCTTTTTAGGGCCCCGCGGACTGATGCCTAACCCTAAGAGTGGAACCGTAACAATGGATGTGGCCGATGCTGTAAAGCAAGTTAAAGCCGGCCAGATTGATTTCCGTGTTGATAAAGCCGGAATCCTTCACACATCAATTGGAAAAGTTAGTTTCGATGCAAGTGACCTGAAGGAGAACGCTGAGTCGTTCTTACGTACGGTTATGAGCTTGAGGCCGGCTTCCGCAAAAGGGCTGTATGTGAAAAGTGTTTTCATGAGCAGCACAATGGGACCAAGCATCCCGATAAGCAGAACCGCAGTTACATCCCTATAATAGGAGGAATTTAAATTATGCCTACTGCAGAAAAGCGTGTAATTCTTGATGAACTTACCGAAAAACTGAAAAGTTCGAGTGCTTTATACATTGCGAACTACTCGGGAATGTCGGTACCTGAAGTCAACGAATTGCGAGGTGCATTTCGTAAGGGAGATATTCGATTCAAAGTTTACAAGAACAAACTTGTAAAGCTCGCAATGGAAGAAGTTGGTGGATACGATGAAATAATCCCCGCATTGGTTGAGCAGAATGCTTTTGCATTCGTTGAAGAAGAATTATCTGCACCTGCCAAGGTATTGAAAGATTTTATCAAGGATAATAATAAGCCAGAATTTAAAGCAGCTATCGTAGACGGAGATTTTTACGGTGCGGATAAGCTGGACGTTCTTGCCGCAATGAAGTCGAAGAACGAGATTGTTGGCGATATCCTTGGTCTGTTGATGGCCCCACTATCAAATGTAGTTGGTGCGCTTGAATCACAAGGATCTAACCTTGTTGGTGCCGTTAAAACCATCGCTGAAAAAGGCGAAGAGTAACCCTTATTTATTACAACTAGAATTTTTTATATCAAAACAACTGGAGATAACAAATGGCTGACGTTAAAGATTTAGCTGAACAGCTTGTCAACCTAACAATTAAAGAAGCAAACGAACTTGCTAAAGTTCTTGAAGAAGAATACGATATCAAACCTGCTCAAGCTGCTGTTGCAGTAGCTGGACCTGCTGCTGGCGGAGAAGCCGGTGGCGGAGAAGAGCAAACTGAGTTTGACGTAGTTCTGAAAAGCGCTGGTGCTAAGAAAATCGCGGTAATTAAAGAAGTACGCGGAATCACCGGTCTTGGACTCAAAGAAGCCAAAGAATTGGTTGACGGAGCTCCCGGCACTGTAAAAGAAGCAGTTTCTAAAGATGAAGCTGAGCAAATCAAAGGCAAGCTTGAAGAAGCTGGTGCCGAAGTAGAGCTTAAGTAACTCATACTTACACATTCGTTGGTAGCCAATGCCGTGAAAACGGTATTGGCTATTGGCGTCTATATAAATTGACCCCATTAGCCCTGGGGTTTGCCCGTATCATTTACCTTCAATCTAAGAGGAGAGGTTCCTTTTGAGCAAGAAGATGCAAACTATTCCGAACACGGAACGCTTATCGTTTGGTAAAACCAAGCACGTACTGGATTATCCGGATTTTCTGGACATTCAGTTAGAGTCATTCGAAAAATTTGTACAACTTGATATTGCTCCCAATGAGCGAGAAAATCAAGGACTACAACGAATTTTTAATGAAAATTTTCCCATTCAAGACAGTCGCGAGACTCATATTCTTGAATTCCTTTACTATAACGTAGATGTGCCACGTTACACGATTGCTGAATGCCAGGATCGTGGGCTGACATATTCCGTTCCGTTAAAAGCAAAATTGCGATTATCATCGGTTGATGATAGCGACGAAGCCAGCGAAACTATTGAGCAGGAAGTATTTTTAGGAGACCTGCCCTGGATGTCGAATCGCGGAACATTCATCATTAACGGTGCTGAGCGCGTTATTGTAAGTCAGCTCCACCGTTCACCCGGTGTATTCTTTGGTCAGAATGTGCACCCGAACGGAACACAACTGTATTCGGCCCGAGTTATTCCTTTCAAAGGATCCTGGATTGAATTCACTACCGATATTCGTGACGTTCTTTGGGCTTATATCGATCGTAAGAAAAAAGTTCCGGCCACTACCTTATTACGTGCGCTTGGATATTCTTCCGATATCGAATTGTTGAGCCTGTTTGAACTTTCAGAA
This genomic window contains:
- the secE gene encoding preprotein translocase subunit SecE; the encoded protein is MSKINDFFDGVVKEFKKVSWPTQKELIDNTIIVVVFSIIISVFIFGVDQMYSTILEAIYNQ
- the rplL gene encoding 50S ribosomal protein L7/L12, encoding MADVKDLAEQLVNLTIKEANELAKVLEEEYDIKPAQAAVAVAGPAAGGEAGGGEEQTEFDVVLKSAGAKKIAVIKEVRGITGLGLKEAKELVDGAPGTVKEAVSKDEAEQIKGKLEEAGAEVELK
- the nusG gene encoding transcription termination/antitermination protein NusG, translating into MSKELTHDWYVVRCFSSHEKKVKEFLEREIEDQGLEDKIKEILIPTETVVEIRSGKKRTREKNFFPGYILLNTHYDEEVNNLIQSAPSCLGFLKVGKNETVPTPLKDHEVKRIIGRVKDGGDEPRNIEIPYSEGDLVKVISGPFKDFDGTVQEVNPEKLKLRVMVSIFGRKTPVEVDVSQVESAT
- the rplK gene encoding 50S ribosomal protein L11, coding for MAKKVEKILKLQIVGGQANPAPPVGPALGQAGINIMEFCKAFNAKTQDKAGTVVPVEITVYADKSFTFKTKTPPAPVLLKKAAKIKSGSGEPNRNKVGTVTWSQCKEIAEEKMEDLNAFDIEAGAEMVAGTARSMGLRVNREK
- the rplA gene encoding 50S ribosomal protein L1, producing the protein MAKRGKKYQQAVALVNPEVEYTLEEACDLVKKTSTANFDASVDVDVRLGVDPRHADQMVRGTVSLPHGTGKEVKVLALVNEAKQDEAREAGADHVGLDDYITKIEEGWADIDVIIATPDVMGKLGKLGRFLGPRGLMPNPKSGTVTMDVADAVKQVKAGQIDFRVDKAGILHTSIGKVSFDASDLKENAESFLRTVMSLRPASAKGLYVKSVFMSSTMGPSIPISRTAVTSL
- the rplJ gene encoding 50S ribosomal protein L10, whose translation is MPTAEKRVILDELTEKLKSSSALYIANYSGMSVPEVNELRGAFRKGDIRFKVYKNKLVKLAMEEVGGYDEIIPALVEQNAFAFVEEELSAPAKVLKDFIKDNNKPEFKAAIVDGDFYGADKLDVLAAMKSKNEIVGDILGLLMAPLSNVVGALESQGSNLVGAVKTIAEKGEE